The Tachysurus vachellii isolate PV-2020 chromosome 25, HZAU_Pvac_v1, whole genome shotgun sequence genomic sequence CCTTTCACTGATAATCAGCAGGAATTTCAAGACCTGTGCATGAATTTAgtggtatttttatttgtagtgAATTTGTAAGATTAAAAATGGATTATCTGCCAACAGAAAACTACCAGACTGGTGTTATTGTTGGTCTAGCTgtcctcatcttcatcatcctcatcgcTGTTCTGTGCTGGCGTTGCCGCAAAAAAAGTGAGATCACTTCTATTcctgtaatgtttaatgttatgaATGATCAGTCTCATTCATTTAGAAAAACCAAACGCTACCTAGATACGTAGCCTGACTCGATGAAAGTAAAACATGTCCTAAAGACATCTGTAAACAAATCTGCTGACTCATGGGGTTTTAGATCTGAGGGTGTAAGgttcttttattgtttaatttttgacTGGTGTACACGTGAGCGCAAACATGTAATTATTCAAGGAATGTACACTGTACGCTGAGATGTgatatttatgacatttatgCTACACTAACGATCATGGACTGTGTGTTGTGATTCTTTACAGTAGTGAACGCCATacgaaaaaaacaacagacaagTTCTTCCGAAAATAATAGAAACTCATCCAACGGCAATCGAGAGGAACAAGGACAAGAAAGTACACCTCTGGCCCAGATACCTGGTCAACATGGGGCAGAAACAGATCCCCAGtaatttaaaaagttaaaaaaaaaatcaagtttcTAAGACACAATATCTACATTGCACAGTGTTTTGTAtagttgtattgtattgtatatgaAGGAAGCTGAAGTGATAATAGTGAAAGCTAATAGTGAAGAGAGACTTTACTCGGTTTGTtagcagctaaaaaaaaaaattgagctgCCAACGTATTAgataacaaaattaatttttccCTCATTACTCATCCATGAGAGAAATTTGGTGCTTGTTTCGCTCACTTCAGGACCAGAAAACAAACTGATGCCACTGAATGTATTGCaattttactgtttttctttagtTCCCTTGAAATGCTTTACAGTAAAAATATGAAGGAATGAGGATCAGTTTAATTTAAGTACAATATGAAGAAACTATTGTGACCGAAAGACTGAGAAACATCatttgtttatgtgtctgtatgtaaagttagtttattttttttcaagtcttatatttatatgatgttCTTGTGTTCTTTTTTCTAAATGAACCACGATTCAGAAGGTAAAAACAAAACGCAGTGAACTACATGGTCTCTTCGGACCGAACAGCGATATTAAAACTGACACGAGTTTCTCTGGTGACAATAAGGAAGAACAGAGCTGAAGAAATAAACGAGTAAAACCTGTAGTGAGTTTCTCACATACCATCACAGGGCCTGTCAGTCAATAGCTCACTAAATAGAACAAGGTGCATTGGTGGTGAATTAGTCAGACagtaaaagacaataaacagcaGTCTTTGACCTTCATACAGTAATGAGCATGAACTCAAATTCCAGTAAGTTGAGTGAACAGTAATAATGCTGTTAATAGTACTGACAGTCTAACACACTAAATACCTTATACAagaagtcctaagaggccatgaattattatatttttggatTTTCTCCTGATCTCTGTATAAGAACATGTTCTAGAGGCAGTAAAAGCGCAGTAAAGCAGCATCGTGGATGATCTCATGCACTTCTACCTTAATCAGGGACTCACGCGATTGACATCTTCCACATCCGACACTTCTGAAGGATGCTGTGAGGTCCGTATGTTTACGGTCGGAGACAATACGgtgaccctactgcagttaaTCCAGCCTCTGGTCCTGAGAGCACGGTTAAAGTCACCGCACGTATCTTCTAGGAGTTGCTTTTAGCGTTAATAGAgctgaaagaggaaagagaaCGTCTACAAGCTCTTACAGCGCCCAACtatacattcacacaaaaccaccattttataataaatgtactACAGGAAGAATACAAAACTATTGATAGTATTTATTAGTTGATCGAATTGTATTAGTTATAGTGAGGGTGAGGCAGCGCCATCTACTGGAGGAAAAGTCAAAGTATATTTTTCTCCTTCAAATCAGTACATAGAGAATGATTCTGTTGCTCAAATCCACGATGGAACTGAACCGTTCTGcagtgaagaagaagataaaaataaaatgggaaataatatttatttattttaaataaagagagaaaatgtcaggaacaacatgtaaaaaaaacaaaaagaaaagacagacagacagaaaacaagacaaaaatgttATCTGGAGTTcagtgttaaaaatatttaaaatgtattttatattgtatgtgtCATGTGAGTTCATCATGgctggtgtgtctgtgtgtgtgtctgtgtagtgcATATAAATCTGTAAATTGAGCCACTCCTTCTGGTCTtctggatatgtgtgtgtgtgtgtgtgtgtgtgtgtcacagagaAAGGTTGGCTGTGGCGTCGTTCTTCAGTTTGCCGCTGCTCAGGCTGTGGATCATGGCGAtcatgtgcgtgtgtttgttcagttcctcctcctttttctgCAGTTTCACCTCCAGCTGAGACCTTTGCAGCTCTAAAGAAGAGGCCTGAGGAGGAGAAACACTTGAGATGATCCGCAGAACTTTCCCTGACACACAACTCCTAAAAGCCTGAATTCAAATCCGTGTTCTACAGAAACCTGAATTTAATTTTTGAGCCAATATTCTGTAGGAGGAAGAAGTCCGTATCCTCGATCTCACCTTGATGCTGGCGTCTTTCCTGGCCTGCTCCGTCTTGGCGAGTTCCTTCCTCAGCGTGTTGATGTTCTCGTCCATCTCACCAGCCTGCTCCTTCTGCCTCTTCACCTCAGCATGCAGGtctgaaacagaaacaatatACAGACACCAACAGGGAAGTGAAATATCCGGTTAGGTTTTTTTAACGCAGAAAGCTTAAGTGAAATATTCACACGGCCTCTGGACAAGAGCTGAGCTGGAAGTTTTGCTTTCATGCAGACGTGAGTGAGCTTTCAGATACACAAACAATGACCATGTTCATTAATCAGAACATGAATGTGTACGGATCTGTTCATCCTCACTAAAGGCCTGCTCGGGGTCTCGTGGTGCAAATCACTTCTACATCAGAGCGTCGTTCtccagagagaaaagaaaaacctttCTGACCTTCAGGACAGTTTAAAACTGTCAAGTGTttaaaactgaacacacacacagttacaggcacacacacaaacacacacacacaggtacacacacgcacaggtacacacacacacacacacacagttacaggcacacacacatacacacagttacaggcacacgcacaggtacaaacacaggcacatacacacacacaggtacacacacacgcacaaacacaggcacacacacacaagcacaggtaaatgcacacacacacacacacacacacacaggtacacacacacacaggtacaggcacacacaggtacaggcacacacaggtacaggcacacacaggtacaggcacacacaggtacaggcacacacaggtacaggcacacacaggtacaggcacacacaggtacaggcacacacacacacacacacacacacacaggtacaggcacacacacaaacgtctcCTCACCCGCTATAGTGTTGTGTTTCTCCTGCAAGGCTGCTTCCATGGTTGAGATCCTCTCTTCCTTCTGCTGCAGCTCTGATGACAACCTAAACAAAAGAGTGAAGTTTAAGTGAGGGTTCAGcgatttaacaaaaaatatggTATCACTATACTGGAAGTTATACATGTCTGGAGagaactaataaaaaaattcttcaaaGAAACTGATGAAGAGTAAGAAAATCTATTTCttttaacaaatattttaaatagctattaaaaaaacacattttttgtaaatgttaacaGAGCATTTGCTTCTAATTAGAGTTTTCACTGCTATTAAAACTTTTCTCAATACCTGCGGTTCCTCAGAAACGTGTATCATAGCATAATTTATCATGGTatagatattatttatatttatagaagcGAGGTGCAGGTGCTGTTGGTGTTACACCCCCTACTGACAGCACTGTGTAAGTGCATTATAATTTTGTCACTCGGTAGTCTGCAAATTTTTCCTCAACGGCCTCATGAGTATTTTTCAGCAGTGTGGTGGAGATCTATTATGAGCCTAGACTGACCTCTCTTGCTGCAGTTTGAGCCCGTCGTTGTTCTTCCTGAGGGATTCAGCCTGCTGCGTGAGGGAGATGTGAGCGGCCTGGAGCTCCTTCAGCATCGCTTCGCTCTTGTTGTACCTAGAGATGATCAGAGTTTATGCCGTTACGCTGAACCACATCATTTACACTGAATAACACAGAAGTGTGGAGGCTGAAGGTAAACGCTTCGGTCCTCAGTGACCTGAGCAGCCCAAGTTCCTGTGAGAACGTCTGTTCTGTCCTGACCTGCTCAGCAGTTGGTTGTAGGTGCTCTTCAGGTTCTGGTGTTCATCAGACACGGCCTGCAGGCGGCTGTTGTGCTGCAGGAGCTGCTGACTGTCACTCTTCAGCTTCTCCACCTCCAACACCTGATCACTCAGTTCAGCCTGCAGctcctccttcctcctctcCGTGTCCTTCAGCAGAGAAGCCAGCTTTCGGGCCTGCACATGGCCAGCATAAGAGAGAAAGggcgtaagtgtgtgtgtgtgtgcgtgtgtgtggctAACAAgctgaggagaaagagaaaccAGCATGTGGCtttgaaaaaagtgtgtgtgtgtgtccccgtgtgcgtgtgtgtatgtgagtgtgtgtgtgtgcgtgtgcgtgcacgtgtgtgtgtgtccctcaccTCTGCCTCAGCTTGTGCTCTCTGACAGCGGTACTGAGCGATCAGACGGTCAGCCTGAGACAGAGCAAGAGCTTTGGCCTCCAACAGGTCCTGAAGACGGCTTTCTTTTGACttgtcacacagacacacacacacacacacacacagagagatagagagagagagagagagagagagagagagagagagagagagagagagagaattacatATAACTATAAGTAggctaaaatataaattaataaattaaattaatttttattataaataaataaaaagaaagcaaacaaataaaaaaaaacacatttgtataataaatacaaatacaaaaataaaaaagcaactgAAACAGAACTGATCTTTAGGGTTACATACGGCCAGGGCGGAGATTTTCTGCTCGTACACATCAATGATCTCGGACATGTGCACGTCCTTCATCTGATCCTGTAACTTCAACAAGAAACAACATCAAATTCAACCAGGACTGCTGGAGCCTTCAGACAAATCAGACGCTTTTTAATTCTATTCCTAAATATTCTGAAAAATGACCTCACAGTTTTGGATGGAGATCCATTACAGATTCATAGATTCTTTTTGAATGAGAAAAAACGAACAGTAATTGAAGCACACACATGAATGCCGCTCTGCAGTTTCTCGATGAGGCTGTCGATGCTCTGGCCAGACGGACTGTTCGGAGCAGCGATGCTCAGAGAAACGTTCTTCACCGAGGTGACGCCGTCGTCCTGGAGGCCACTGACTCTGACAATCGACTCGCCCTCACGCTGCCGGTACGCGTTATTAGCTGCGATGCTTTCTCCTAAACTGGGAggagaaaaataatcattatgagagtttacacacagaaacatgacTAAAATATAATATCCGTCCCAGCACTAATCTTACTATTAATagcactgatgatgatgatgattaggtAACACACTATGCATGCTGTATTCATAATACTCTATAACTTCGTTCACCTGTATTTAAACTGCCATTAAGCAGTTGTTACATACAGAACACTTCTCGCTTCTCGTGACCTGGTTTACTGGTGAACTGCCACTTTAATTCTTAGGTCTGTAAAATTGTCTCTCATGCTCATGATTTCTCCTCCGTCTGTTTTACACTCACATGACGGCGGGGAAATCGGGCAGCGGCGCAGCTTCGAACAGGATGCGCAGAGCTGTGTGTACTCGCTCTCGATGTGGTGACGTCAGGGCTTGAGACAGAGGTGTGACAATGCGCTGGTCCTGCACAACAATTAGAGCATTCAGTATTACACCTGCTGCAAgccccgtacacacacacaaacacacaccccacacacactgagagacacacacagagacagacagagaaacacacacatacacagagaggcacaaacacacttgcacacagacacacacagacagagacagacagagaaacacacacacacacacacacagaggcacaaacacacttgcacagagacacagacacacacagacagaaacagacagagaaacacacacacacacagagacacagacacgcacagacagagaaacacacacacacacacacacacacacacagaggcacaatcacacttgcacacagacactcacacacacacacctgcagcatCTGGTAAAAGCAGGTCTCCATGTCGGCTACATGCTGCTTCAGCTGGCTCATCAGCTCCAGAGTCTTCAGGACCGTCTCACAGAAAACGTGGCTACAGGAAGCAAGACAAAGAGGGCAAAGTTCTTTCTCTAATTCCTGTTTGTGCTCTTAATTCTGACTcactaatatatttaaaatctaatattttgCACATAAAACACTGATAATCAACTGACGTTCACCAGACCTGAGCCGAGCGCTCGTGTCCGAGCAGACGGAGGTGACGTAGTCCTGACTGTTAGACAGCAACAGCTCCACCAGcgacacacacagctctgagctCATGTGCTGCGCCACCAGAGTCTTCATCATGTCGTCTCCacaaaggagtgtgtgtgtcaaggtCGAGTGTTGTTCATTTATTGTCGATAAATGACGGTAGTGATCGTTCAAAGCTGAATTATACTCATAGACTCGTcctaatatgttattgtttggAGAGAAACGACTCACGAAAGCAACACCGTACTTGTACGTCTTCATGTAAACAGACGATAATATGCGTGTGATTGTTTTCTGTAACGAGgcgtttatttaaatattaactatcctagtgtttaaggtgttcgaTTACcaatctgaaggttgtgagttctaaTCGCAGGtcccccaagctgccactgctgggcccctgagcaaggcctctAACCCTCAATCGCTCAGATGTATAGAAAAAGATGAAATTTAAGTCGCTATGGATAAAGAAGGTTGCCATgtgttgtaaatataaatgtagaaacAAGCTGCTTCTTGACttcaagagaaataaaatgaaaggacAAACACAATATGAGATGTAAGTATCTCTGTTTCACACAGATGTAAGTGATTGTGTAGGATATCTAGCATGAGGTCCAGCGCTCGTCCGGCTCTCGCACAGTGCCTCTGTAGCAGCTCGTCTCCTCCGATGAAGTCTGGAGTCTGCAGTAAACTGTGCAGCGCTGGGAGGAGGAGCTCCAAAAACGAGCGAGCAGAACCAGACTGTGAGGATCCAATCACCTCCtgaggagaaacacacacacacagtgtctatTAGAGGAACACAAGAAGTCTCAATAACAACACCATCATCTGCTCTGGTACCAACACCCACGCTGTGGTTAAAATCACAaagactttttcttcattctgatgtttgatgtgaaaacTGaccgaagctcttgacctgcgtCTGCACGAGTTCATGTTCTGTGCTGAAGCCAAAACACAGGATGAGTAGAAAACTGTCTAAATGTGcaggttcctaataaagtggacagttagtgtatattttataagaACCTCGAGGATTAGGATAATCTTTCTgtgttaaataattcattttagttccacagtaaattaaaaatattgtacTATGTTGTACTGAAGgatctgaattatttttttctcttccgatgttatagaattaattatatttgtttatatgtttacttAGAAGTTTAATTATCGCACGTCATAAATATATTTGCGATTTTTAGGATGTTATAATACGATTATAACTATATTCTAAATAATAGAATATATATGATGTTAACACAATGCCACTGCTGACAGGGGTAGCTGAAACACAGGGGTAGCTGAAACACAGGGGTAGCTGAAACACAGGGGTAGCTGAAACACAGGGGTAGCTGAAACACAGGGGAAGCTGAAACACAGGGGTAGATACACAGGGGTAGCTGATACACAGGGGTAGCTGAAACACAGGGGTAGCTGATACACAGGGGTAGCTGAAACACAGGGGTAGCTGAAACACAGGGGTAGCTGAAACACAGGGGTAGCTGATACACAGGTGTAGCTGAAACACAGGGGTAGCTGATACACAGGTGTAGCTGAAACACAGGGGTAGCTGATACACAGGGGTAGCTGATACACAGGGGTAGCTGAAACACAGGGGTAGCTGAAACACAGGGGTAGCTGAAACACAGGTGTAGCTGAAACACAGGTGTAGCTGAAACACAGGTGTAGCTGAAACACAGGGGTAGCTGAAACACAGGGGTAGCTGATACACAGGTGTAGCTGAAACACAGGGGTAGCTGAAACACAGGGGTAGCTGATACACAGGGGTAGCTGAAACACAGGGGTAGCTGAAACACAGGTGTAGCTGAAACACAGGGGTAGCTGAAACACAGGTGTAGCTGAAACACAGGGGTAGCTGATACACAGGTGTAGCTGAAACACAGGGGTAGCTGATACACAGGTGTAGCTGAAACACAGGGGTAGCTGAAACACAGGGGTAGCTGATACACAGGGGTAGCTGAAACACAGGGGTAGCTGAAACACAGGGGTAGCTGAAACACAGGGGTAGCTGAAACACAGGTGTAGCTGAAACACAGGGGTAGCTGATACACAGGTGTAGCTGAAACACAGGGGTAGCTGAAACACAGGGGTAGCTGATACACAGGGGTAGCTGAAACACAGGGGTAGCTGAAACACAGGGGTAGCTGAAACACAGGGGTAGCTGAAACACAGGTGTAGCTGAAACACAGGTGTAGCTGAAACACAGGGGTAGCTGAAACACAGGGGTAGCTGATACACAGGTGTAGCTGATACACAGGTGTAGCTGAAACACAGGGGTAGCTGATACACAGGTGTAGCTGAAACACAGGGGTAGCTGAAACACAGGGGTAGCTGATACACAGGGGTAGCTGAAACACAGGGGTAGCTGAAACACAGGGGTAGCTGAAACACAGGGGTAGCTGAAACACAGGTGTAGCTGAAACACAGGGGTAGCTGAAACACAGGGGTAGCTGATACACAGGTGTAGCTGAAACACCTGGCCATGTGCTCTTCATAAACATACACTGTGGTGGTCCTGAAGACCTCAGGGACTTTACACATGCCACAGTGCCAGGATTCCACCTGTATCACATGATCAGTGTGTCAAACATCTGCCCTGCTGCTCTGCCACAATCAACTGTTGGTGCTAGTATTGTTAAATGGGGcatttagaagaagaaaaaaacatcggCCACAAAACGGTAGACCACAGAAACAGAGCAAGCAGCCAAGTGTTTCTTTTGCATCGGTCTTATGCTGCCAGAGCTACAAACTACAGCTAGAAGCAACAAGATCAGCGCATCTAAGTAGTGCTGAGCAGCGGCATGCAACAGACGTGTAATACCAAGCATCAGCTGGTGCacttcattaattattaattatatataatgagtgtctctgtatttattattcattaatagtGTATCTGTATTTACTTGCTCCTcgatgctgtttttattttctatttaaaatttGCTCCATAAATGTATAgtagtttattattatcattattattaaaaaaaaaaaaaaaaaacaatattacaaGACTGGATATATTGGATGGATGTCTGAGCATggacagtaataataaaaaaggttcTGAAGCTTGATCCAGAGAACTATTGTTCCTCTCACGCACCTCAAACAACTCAGTGAAGAGCTCCAGTGCTAGCAGGTAACACCGCTCTGGTCCCTGCAGGGGGCGTGTAGCCCACTGGAGCAGTGACAGGCCTGGCTCCACTCCCTTGGCATGGGCGGGGTTCCTGGCGGTGGGCTGCAGGCGAGGAGTGGCGGGTTTTAAAACCGTCTGACAGATGAGTCTGCGCAGGGGCGGAACAGAGCACAGAGACACAAGCAGCTccagcacctacacacacacacacacacacacacaacagagatgTTAATGTTTAGAACTTATTAAAGAGATGATGATATTTATTGTTCTAAATATCGTTCACCTTCACTGCTGTATCCGGGTCTTTACCATGGAGAAGACAGACCACCTCACTCAGACACACGGGGAGGTGTTtataactaaacacacacacacacacacacacacacacacacacacacacacacacaaagataaacTACTAAACTTAAATAAAGACTGCTTTCACACCACAGTACACATTTCACATGTaataaaggaaagaagaaagtaaCCAGTTTCCTGAAACTataattctaaatattttaaagaaaacaaatcacgtgtgtgtgcgtatataatATTAGATGTAATATAATTACACATAATATAAGACAATATCATAACGAGTGTGtgttatgcatgtgtgtgttgtgtttgtgtggaacaaatacagtaaaaagCTACAGACTTTCATGCTGAACCGTCAGTATTTAATCTCCTCAATTAATTTCTGATTATAATTAATCTAATCTAGGCTTGTTAGTTAGCTGATGCTAATTAATAACACGGTAATAGTGTTGTTATAGCTGCAGTGTGGACACGTCAAAAGTAGAGCGGGTGTTATGTCTTTGTTTAGCTCAGCTGTGAGCCTACTTGGTGAGATAATCAGCAATTTTGGCATTTTTGAGCAGATCCACTAGTAAGTCAACGGCGTAGTTCCTCGTCATGGTTCCGTCTCCATTCACCGTGATGTTGAAGATAAGCTGAAAGGTCTGGTGAATGTTCTTTGCATTGAACAACTGAAACCAAAAGATGCACAGAAACAAAGTCATGGTATGAAGTTGCAGTGAAGGAAATTACGAGATCAGAGAGACAACACCTGCGGATACCTTTTGTCCCACTTCCTCACTGAGGGTAAGGCTAGACAAAATCGAGAGAGCGAAGACGACCACAGTGAGGCAGTTGTGACCTAGGAAGTTAAGCAAAGCTCTGTAGAAAGCTTTAACGTTACTCTGGAGAGatgtaaaaacagaaagaagaagaaagaaatcagtAGGATATAAATTTAATCATGCAAATAAGGGACGAGGCATAAACTGAGGGAGGAGTTGTTTACCTGAGACTTAATCTGCACCTGTACAGACTGGTTGTGTCGACACAAATTAGCCATCAGACCTAAGCATGGCTTGGTGATGACATCATTCTGAGACTGGCTGCAATCATAGCAACAGGCACCGAGTCTACATCAATATTAAGAATAACAGCACCGAGCATCTTATCGTAACGTCTAACAAGACTAGACGTGTCCACAACATTTCAtgcatctttatattattcgttttgtttcatttgcacaagtgtaaaaattttaaaaataactaaaaaccaAAATCTAAtatcaaaagaataaatattaactgaaattaaacataaaatgatGCTTTATAGATTTAACACATCATTTCAAAGTCTGATAAAAACTTGTTGAAGAATTAACAGCGCTGAATCGCATCCTGTGATCTCTAACAAAACTCTAGTTTTTTGGGCAGGGTTCAAACTTTAATTTGGGATGTCGGTCTATTAAAAGGACCATATGTAAGAACCAGGAGTTAATATTAACTGTCTTCTGTTGCTGTGCACAAACTCTGCTGAGAATGTCACACAAGCTGCATTGTGGTTTTGCTAAAGTACCACAGAAAGGGGACAAACAGGAAAGGCTGATGGTGCAGCTAAACCTCAGACGTACTTCACAGAGTATTTCTTTAcctttttctattattatagtaGCACCAACTTACATATgtgaaattttatatatatatatatatatatatatatatatatatatatatatatatatatatataattacatatatGCATATTATTACATATTGCAATATAATACAAtgcatataatacatatatgcAAAGGATCAAATTAGGACTTACATGTTGATCATGAGGAAGGTGAGGAGGTCGTCTATGTGTGAGGCGCAGTGCAGGATTCTGACATTGTAGGTGAGATGCTGCAGGACCTGCAGAcactgagaaacaaaaaaaaatacaaaatacaaaaaatgcagatgtCATAGAGATGTAATAACGGTTATGCGTGCAGAAATTAATAGAAGCTGAGCCGTTCTTTAGAGGTTATTTTTGTGCATGAAatgaaaacacatttctgtatTAAACTGAAGCCGTGCAATATGCAGTGAAAAGggtgtgatgtgacgtgatgttTTTACCTGCTGCACGATTGGATCCTCGGGTGTAGCTCTGTTACAGTGGATGACGGCCGTCAGCGTGCCGACGATGTTATAACGGCTGTGAGCCTCTTTACTCTCATCATCAGATGCTGAAGGACAAAAAATTAGTAAAGAGAACTGAGACACTGGACGAAGTGCAGTCCTAATGTACTATAGTGCTACGACACTGTATTAAGTCTAATCTGAGACACCTGCAGTAAAAGGCCAAGAACATACCGAGTCTAATGTAGACCTACGgtactgatcagaaggtgtaAGTCTAATTTAGACCAAAGTGTAATTTAGTCGTAATGTACTGAGTACTGAAACATTGGAAGTTTAATGCATTGTGTTGTAGAAGGACAAGAAGGTACCGAGCTGTAGGAGCAGAGACAAGATGCTGCCAGTGAGAGCAGGACTGGTGTTGGGATCTCCAGCTACCTCCAGCAGACCATTCAGACACTCACTGGGGAGAACCTGACCTGAGGACCAGATCCTGGGGCACTTTAACTCACACACGTCCTGCACAAACAGCACAGATGTGAAGTGTCACGTGTGTCACGTCACGTGTAACTGATggctttgtttttaaacatcaaCTCACTTCTATGTGTTTCTGGAGCAGTGACGTGTTCAAGGTTCCTCTGTTGTTTCTGTGTTGTCGAATCGCCAGAAGCAGAGATTTCAGACACGTCGTCACGTCCATAGcgtaaataaactaaataacgGTCCAAACCGTACCACACCGTGTAaaatcacctcagtcacctcagttaGCTTAGATGCTAACTTGGCTGCAGTTAGCTTGGATGCTAACTAGCAATGTTTACTAGCTAACTTAGCTTAGCTTATAG encodes the following:
- the cip2a gene encoding protein CIP2A, with translation MDVTTCLKSLLLAIRQHRNNRGTLNTSLLQKHIEDVCELKCPRIWSSGQVLPSECLNGLLEVAGDPNTSPALTGSILSLLLQLASDDESKEAHSRYNIVGTLTAVIHCNRATPEDPIVQQCLQVLQHLTYNVRILHCASHIDDLLTFLMINIQSQNDVITKPCLGLMANLCRHNQSVQVQIKSQSNVKAFYRALLNFLGHNCLTVVVFALSILSSLTLSEEVGQKLFNAKNIHQTFQLIFNITVNGDGTMTRNYAVDLLVDLLKNAKIADYLTNYKHLPVCLSEVVCLLHGKDPDTAVKVLELLVSLCSVPPLRRLICQTVLKPATPRLQPTARNPAHAKGVEPGLSLLQWATRPLQGPERCYLLALELFTELFEEVIGSSQSGSARSFLELLLPALHSLLQTPDFIGGDELLQRHCARAGRALDLMLVLCGDDMMKTLVAQHMSSELCVSLVELLLSNSQDYVTSVCSDTSARLSHVFCETVLKTLELMSQLKQHVADMETCFYQMLQDQRIVTPLSQALTSPHRERVHTALRILFEAAPLPDFPAVILGESIAANNAYRQREGESIVRVSGLQDDGVTSVKNVSLSIAAPNSPSGQSIDSLIEKLQSGIHLQDQMKDVHMSEIIDVYEQKISALASKESRLQDLLEAKALALSQADRLIAQYRCQRAQAEAEARKLASLLKDTERRKEELQAELSDQVLEVEKLKSDSQQLLQHNSRLQAVSDEHQNLKSTYNQLLSRYNKSEAMLKELQAAHISLTQQAESLRKNNDGLKLQQERLSSELQQKEERISTMEAALQEKHNTIADLHAEVKRQKEQAGEMDENINTLRKELAKTEQARKDASIKASSLELQRSQLEVKLQKKEEELNKHTHMIAMIHSLSSGKLKNDATANLSL